One Ensifer adhaerens genomic region harbors:
- a CDS encoding ABC transporter substrate-binding protein, with protein sequence MDTRTYLPRFAAIALAGASFLAVTAAEAKEITIWCWDPNFNVAIMKEAGARYTKTHPDVTFNIVDFAKADVEQKLQTGLSSGTADALPDIVLIEDYGAQKYLQSFPGAFAPLSGTVDYSGFAPYKVEVMTLDGQVYGMPFDSGVTGLYYRKDYLEQAGFKPEDMQGITWDRFIEIGKQVEAKTGKKMMGLDPTDAGLVRIIMQSAGQWYFDKEGKTNITGNAALKASLETVGKIMAANIYKPAAGWADWVGTFTSGDVATVITGVWITGTVKAQPDQSGKWGVAPIPALSIDGATHASNLGGSSWYVLESSAEKAEAIDFLNEVYAKDVDFYQTILTDRGAVGSLLAARGGAAYGEADAFFGGEKVWQNFSDWLAKVPSVNYGVFTNEADTAVTAQLPALQQGTPVDDILKAIDAEVSAQVQ encoded by the coding sequence ATGGACACGCGTACCTATCTGCCGCGCTTTGCCGCCATCGCGCTTGCAGGCGCCAGCTTCTTGGCCGTCACGGCCGCCGAGGCCAAGGAAATCACCATCTGGTGCTGGGATCCGAACTTCAACGTCGCGATCATGAAGGAGGCCGGCGCGCGCTACACCAAGACGCACCCGGACGTGACCTTCAACATCGTCGATTTCGCCAAGGCCGACGTCGAGCAGAAACTGCAGACCGGCCTCTCGTCCGGCACCGCAGACGCCCTGCCCGATATCGTTCTCATCGAGGACTACGGCGCGCAGAAATATCTGCAGTCCTTCCCCGGCGCCTTCGCGCCGCTCTCCGGCACCGTCGATTACTCCGGCTTCGCTCCCTACAAGGTCGAGGTGATGACGCTGGATGGCCAGGTCTACGGCATGCCATTCGATTCCGGCGTCACCGGCCTCTACTACCGCAAGGACTATCTGGAGCAGGCCGGCTTCAAGCCGGAGGACATGCAAGGCATCACCTGGGATCGCTTCATCGAGATCGGAAAGCAGGTCGAAGCCAAGACCGGCAAGAAGATGATGGGTCTCGACCCGACCGACGCCGGGCTCGTGCGCATCATCATGCAATCGGCCGGGCAATGGTATTTCGACAAGGAAGGCAAGACGAACATCACCGGCAACGCGGCGCTGAAGGCGTCGCTTGAAACGGTCGGCAAGATCATGGCCGCCAACATCTACAAGCCCGCCGCCGGCTGGGCCGACTGGGTCGGCACCTTCACGTCCGGCGATGTCGCCACCGTCATCACCGGCGTCTGGATCACCGGCACCGTCAAGGCGCAGCCGGACCAGTCGGGCAAATGGGGCGTGGCGCCGATCCCGGCGCTTTCGATCGACGGCGCGACGCACGCCTCGAACCTCGGCGGCTCGAGCTGGTACGTGCTTGAAAGCTCAGCCGAGAAGGCCGAAGCGATCGACTTCCTGAACGAGGTCTACGCCAAGGACGTCGACTTCTACCAGACGATCCTTACGGACCGCGGCGCCGTCGGCTCACTGCTCGCTGCCCGCGGCGGGGCCGCCTATGGCGAGGCCGATGCCTTCTTCGGTGGCGAAAAGGTCTGGCAGAACTTCTCCGACTGGCTCGCGAAGGTCCCCTCGGTCAACTACGGCGTCTTCACCAACGAGGCGGACACGGCCGTTACCGCACAGCTTCCGGCACTGCAGCAGGGAACGCCCGTCGACGACATCCTGAAGGCGATCGACGCCGAGGTCAGCGCACAGGTCCAGTAA
- a CDS encoding LacI family DNA-binding transcriptional regulator, which translates to MVTIKEIASAVGVSSATVSRVLNYDPTLSISTKKRQAIIETAEALNYATPRNRGRGAGAMQGLKFALVHFLQPAQELIDPYYVGVRLGIENRCQALKIEVVKVFHNGNLPEAAILQGASGVVAVGHHYGEEVHWLRRHSRHLVFADFAPDDDVDDSVMSDVSIAMNRLLDGVYGMGYRRIGFLGWIDAFRDKDDIHSERRCRAFIQWMTKAGLYDPELCMVEKLTPDSGYTLAKAMLSKPNPPKILVTCNDNMAIGAYRAIHEMGLRIPDDVAVASFNDIPVAQFLGPPLSTVKIPAEVIGETAVDLLVERLTGRDVAKKVILGTEMVWRGSTMARAAAPGA; encoded by the coding sequence ATGGTAACAATCAAGGAAATCGCTTCGGCTGTCGGGGTCTCTTCGGCGACTGTTTCTCGGGTGCTGAATTACGATCCGACCCTCTCGATCTCCACCAAGAAGCGACAGGCGATCATCGAAACGGCCGAGGCGCTGAATTACGCCACCCCGCGCAACCGCGGCCGCGGCGCCGGGGCAATGCAGGGCCTGAAATTCGCGCTGGTGCACTTCCTTCAACCCGCCCAGGAACTGATCGACCCCTATTATGTCGGCGTCCGGCTCGGCATCGAAAACCGCTGTCAGGCGCTGAAGATCGAGGTGGTCAAGGTCTTCCACAACGGCAACCTGCCGGAGGCCGCGATCCTGCAGGGCGCCAGCGGCGTCGTCGCCGTCGGCCACCATTATGGCGAAGAGGTCCATTGGCTGCGCCGGCACAGCCGCCATCTGGTCTTTGCGGACTTTGCCCCCGACGATGACGTCGACGACAGCGTGATGAGCGACGTCTCGATCGCGATGAACCGCCTGCTCGACGGCGTTTACGGCATGGGCTACCGCCGCATCGGCTTTCTCGGCTGGATCGACGCTTTCAGAGACAAGGACGACATCCATTCGGAGCGTCGCTGCCGCGCCTTCATACAATGGATGACGAAGGCCGGCCTCTACGATCCCGAACTCTGCATGGTCGAAAAGCTGACGCCCGATAGCGGCTATACGCTCGCCAAGGCGATGCTGTCGAAGCCCAATCCGCCCAAGATCCTCGTCACCTGCAACGACAATATGGCGATCGGCGCTTACCGCGCGATTCACGAAATGGGCCTGCGGATCCCCGACGATGTTGCCGTGGCGAGTTTCAACGACATTCCTGTCGCCCAGTTTCTCGGGCCGCCGCTTTCGACGGTGAAGATCCCCGCCGAAGTGATCGGCGAGACCGCCGTTGACCTCCTGGTCGAGCGGCTGACCGGGCGAGACGTGGCCAAGAAGGTGATCCTCGGAACCGAGATGGTCTGGCGCGGCAGCACGATGGCGAGAGCCGCCGCTCCCGGTGCGTAA
- a CDS encoding LysR family transcriptional regulator, whose product MHDLDIALLRAFVVTAECGSVSGAAQRLARTQAAVSMQLRRLEDDLGAKLLNRNARGMDLTEAGHVLLPYAQKMLGLSAGARRALAGQAVQGPIRFGMIEDIAVGSLPKALQRFAECHPNVALELTVTESTVLSERLSQGRLDVAIGDPALIRGEPILTWRLPLRWVAARGFEVPAEGPLPLITFDGVCTWRQKMIEALKGGDRPWRTVLTSASLSSIQSMIEAGLGIAVLLDLNIRPNTMRVLGGEEGLPPAPVIELGLFAADDQGLASRPVSALWAFLSDELQAQALAIGRAA is encoded by the coding sequence ATGCATGATCTGGATATCGCCCTTTTGCGCGCCTTCGTCGTGACCGCCGAATGCGGCAGCGTCAGCGGCGCTGCGCAGCGGCTGGCCAGGACGCAAGCGGCCGTCAGCATGCAGTTGCGCCGGCTGGAGGACGATCTCGGCGCCAAGCTCCTGAACCGCAATGCAAGGGGCATGGACCTGACCGAAGCCGGGCATGTGCTGCTGCCCTATGCCCAGAAGATGTTGGGCCTGAGCGCCGGCGCCCGGCGGGCGCTTGCCGGGCAGGCCGTCCAGGGACCGATCCGCTTCGGCATGATCGAGGATATCGCGGTCGGCTCGCTACCAAAAGCGTTGCAACGGTTTGCCGAATGCCATCCGAATGTCGCGCTCGAACTGACGGTGACCGAAAGCACCGTGTTGTCGGAGAGGCTCTCGCAGGGCCGGCTCGATGTCGCGATCGGCGATCCGGCGCTGATCCGCGGCGAGCCGATCCTTACCTGGCGACTGCCGCTCCGATGGGTCGCGGCGCGCGGTTTCGAGGTGCCGGCGGAAGGGCCTCTGCCACTCATCACCTTCGACGGCGTCTGCACCTGGCGGCAGAAGATGATCGAGGCGCTGAAGGGCGGGGATCGCCCCTGGCGCACGGTGCTGACGAGCGCCAGCCTGTCTTCCATCCAGTCGATGATCGAGGCGGGCCTCGGCATAGCCGTTCTCCTCGATCTCAACATCCGTCCCAACACGATGCGGGTTCTCGGCGGTGAAGAGGGTCTGCCCCCTGCCCCGGTGATCGAGCTGGGGCTTTTCGCCGCCGACGATCAGGGTCTGGCGTCCCGCCCGGTCTCGGCTCTTTGGGCGTTTCTTTCCGACGAACTGCAAGCGCAGGCCTTGGCAATCGGCCGCGCGGCGTGA
- a CDS encoding EamA family transporter, which translates to MAETETTADSAWSEPGATDDTNGRVTLAIVFCLLSMSSVQFGAALSKPAMESVGAFGATWLRLSWAAAFLLILVRPPFLRYTRAQWISALSLGATMAVMTLCFFAAIARIPLGLAVAIEFLGPLTVAAVFGGRGWRLLCPVIAAAGVLCLSWDGSSWVADTRGLLFAFGAAIGWAGYIILMKQAGQRFKGLEGLAVSLLFAALFATPFGLSQAQSGFSFDMLLMTAGLAILVPLLPYALEFMALRRMQPSAFGILMSLEPAIGAVAGFIVLGQALSLNQIFGVALVMLASAAGTLLAKA; encoded by the coding sequence ATGGCGGAAACAGAGACGACAGCGGATAGCGCGTGGAGCGAACCGGGTGCGACGGATGACACCAACGGGCGCGTCACACTCGCCATCGTCTTCTGCCTGCTCTCGATGTCGAGCGTGCAGTTTGGCGCAGCCCTTTCGAAGCCCGCCATGGAAAGCGTCGGAGCCTTTGGCGCAACCTGGCTGCGGCTATCCTGGGCGGCCGCCTTCCTGCTCATCCTCGTCCGCCCGCCTTTTCTCCGCTACACCCGGGCGCAATGGATTTCCGCGCTTTCGCTCGGCGCGACGATGGCGGTGATGACGCTCTGCTTCTTCGCGGCGATCGCCCGCATTCCCCTCGGCCTTGCCGTGGCGATCGAGTTTCTCGGTCCTCTGACGGTCGCTGCCGTTTTCGGCGGCCGTGGCTGGCGCCTGCTTTGTCCCGTTATCGCTGCGGCCGGCGTGCTCTGCCTCTCCTGGGACGGTTCCTCCTGGGTCGCAGATACGCGCGGGCTTCTGTTCGCCTTCGGTGCGGCGATCGGCTGGGCCGGCTACATCATCCTGATGAAGCAGGCTGGCCAACGCTTCAAGGGACTGGAAGGGCTCGCTGTTTCGCTGCTGTTTGCCGCGCTCTTTGCGACTCCGTTCGGCCTGTCTCAGGCGCAGTCCGGCTTCTCCTTCGACATGCTCTTGATGACGGCCGGGCTTGCCATCCTGGTGCCGCTGCTGCCTTATGCGCTCGAATTCATGGCGCTGCGGCGCATGCAGCCATCGGCCTTCGGCATCCTGATGAGCCTGGAGCCGGCGATCGGCGCGGTTGCCGGCTTCATCGTGCTGGGTCAGGCGCTTTCCCTCAACCAGATCTTCGGCGTGGCCCTCGTCATGCTCGCGAGCGCCGCCGGAACCTTGCTGGCGAAAGCCTAG
- the ytfQ gene encoding galactofuranose ABC transporter, galactofuranose-binding protein YtfQ: MKIAKALASATILAACTFGSASAADLVVGFSQIGSESGWRAAETTLTKQQAEQRGIDLKFADAQQKQENQIKAIRSFIAQGVNAILVAPVVATGWDEVLQEAKDAEIPVILLDRTVDSSNELYLTAVTSDLVHEGNVAGKWLVDTTAGKPCNVVELQGTTGSSPAIDRKKGFEQALSGHDNLKIIRSQTGDFTRTKGKEVMESFLKAEDGGKNICALYAHNDDMAVGAIQAIKEAGLKPGKDILVVSIDAVPDIFQAMAAGEANATVELTPNMAGPAFDALAAFQKDGTAPPKWIQTESKLYTQADEPLKVYEEKKGLGY, from the coding sequence ATGAAAATCGCCAAGGCACTTGCGAGTGCAACGATCCTTGCTGCCTGCACGTTTGGCAGCGCATCCGCGGCCGATCTGGTCGTCGGCTTTTCGCAGATCGGCTCGGAGTCCGGCTGGCGCGCCGCCGAGACGACACTGACCAAGCAGCAGGCCGAACAGCGCGGCATCGACCTCAAATTTGCTGACGCACAGCAGAAGCAGGAAAACCAGATCAAGGCGATCCGCTCCTTCATTGCGCAAGGGGTGAACGCCATTCTCGTGGCGCCAGTGGTTGCAACCGGCTGGGACGAAGTGCTGCAGGAAGCCAAGGACGCGGAAATTCCGGTCATCCTGCTCGACCGCACGGTCGATTCGTCGAATGAGCTTTACCTGACGGCCGTCACGTCCGACCTCGTGCATGAGGGCAATGTTGCCGGCAAATGGTTGGTCGACACGACCGCGGGCAAGCCCTGCAACGTCGTCGAGCTTCAGGGCACGACCGGCTCCTCGCCGGCGATCGACCGCAAGAAGGGATTTGAACAGGCGCTATCCGGCCACGACAACCTGAAGATCATCCGCAGCCAGACCGGTGACTTCACCCGCACCAAGGGCAAGGAAGTCATGGAGAGCTTCCTCAAAGCTGAGGACGGCGGCAAGAACATCTGCGCGCTCTACGCCCACAACGACGACATGGCCGTCGGCGCCATCCAGGCAATCAAGGAAGCCGGCCTGAAGCCGGGCAAGGACATCCTTGTCGTGTCGATCGATGCCGTTCCGGACATCTTCCAGGCGATGGCAGCCGGCGAAGCCAATGCCACGGTCGAGCTGACGCCGAACATGGCCGGTCCCGCATTCGATGCGCTTGCCGCCTTCCAGAAGGACGGCACCGCGCCGCCGAAGTGGATCCAGACGGAATCGAAGCTCTACACGCAAGCCGACGAGCCGCTGAAGGTCTACGAGGAAAAGAAGGGCCTCGGCTACTGA
- the ytfR gene encoding galactofuranose ABC transporter, ATP-binding protein YtfR translates to MQTNDHILQAIRIEKTFPGTRALDKVDFHLRRGEVHALLGENGAGKSTLIKCLTGAYRRDGGAILLDDAEVDPRDTFEAQALGIGTVYQEVNLLPNLTVAENLFLGRQPRRFGMVDARAMNRRARDLLADYELDIDVTRDLASYSVAIQQVVAIARAVDLSGKVLILDEPTASLDAHEVAMLFRIIRRLKARGLGIVFVTHFLEQVYEISDRITVLRNGQLVGTRETANLDRRELIAMMIGRELAAEIHAPRAEVRQGPLRYRFRNYGRKGRVRPFDLDVRAGEVVGMAGLLGSGRTETAELLFGAHRADSGGAEIDGRAVDLASPRAAIRHRFGFCPEDRKTSGIIGDLSVRENIVLALQARRGWTRPISRAEQNRLADHYIRALDIRTADREKPIKLLSGGNQQKAILARWLATEPEFLILDEPTRGIDVGAHAEIVKLIEALREKGLSLIVVSSEIEELVAYSTRVIVLRDRAHVAELDGSRITASEIVEAIAATNERRTS, encoded by the coding sequence ATGCAGACCAATGACCACATTCTCCAGGCGATCCGGATCGAAAAGACTTTTCCGGGGACCAGAGCCCTCGACAAGGTCGATTTTCACCTCAGGCGCGGAGAGGTTCATGCGCTGCTTGGCGAAAACGGTGCCGGCAAGTCGACCCTGATCAAATGCCTGACCGGCGCCTATCGTCGCGACGGCGGCGCCATCCTGCTCGACGATGCCGAGGTTGATCCGCGCGACACCTTCGAAGCCCAGGCGCTCGGCATCGGCACGGTCTATCAGGAGGTAAACCTGCTGCCGAACCTGACGGTTGCCGAGAACCTCTTCCTCGGGCGCCAGCCGCGCCGCTTCGGCATGGTTGACGCCCGTGCCATGAATCGGCGGGCTCGGGATCTGCTTGCCGATTATGAACTCGACATCGACGTCACCCGCGATCTCGCCAGCTATTCGGTGGCGATCCAGCAGGTGGTCGCCATTGCCCGCGCCGTCGATCTCTCCGGCAAGGTGCTGATCCTCGACGAGCCGACGGCGAGCCTCGATGCGCATGAGGTGGCGATGCTGTTCCGCATTATCCGGCGCCTCAAGGCACGCGGGCTCGGCATCGTCTTCGTCACCCACTTCCTCGAACAGGTCTATGAGATTTCCGACCGGATTACCGTGCTTAGGAACGGGCAGCTCGTCGGAACGCGTGAAACCGCCAATCTCGATCGCCGCGAGCTGATTGCGATGATGATTGGCCGTGAGCTGGCGGCGGAAATCCACGCGCCGCGCGCTGAGGTCCGGCAAGGGCCGTTGCGCTACCGCTTCCGAAACTACGGCCGCAAGGGGCGCGTCCGACCCTTCGACCTCGATGTCCGGGCCGGCGAAGTGGTCGGCATGGCCGGCCTGCTCGGCTCCGGACGGACGGAGACCGCCGAGCTTCTCTTCGGCGCCCATCGCGCCGACAGCGGCGGGGCCGAGATCGATGGTCGTGCGGTCGACCTTGCGTCGCCGCGCGCTGCCATTCGCCATCGCTTCGGCTTCTGCCCGGAGGATCGCAAGACTTCGGGCATTATCGGCGATCTCTCGGTGCGCGAAAACATCGTGCTGGCGCTGCAGGCCCGCCGAGGCTGGACGCGGCCGATCTCGCGGGCGGAGCAGAACCGGCTGGCGGACCACTATATCCGCGCGCTCGATATCCGCACGGCCGATCGGGAGAAGCCGATCAAGCTTCTGTCCGGCGGCAACCAGCAGAAAGCGATCCTCGCGCGCTGGCTCGCGACCGAGCCCGAATTCCTGATCCTCGACGAGCCGACGCGCGGCATCGATGTCGGCGCCCATGCGGAAATCGTCAAGCTGATCGAGGCGCTGCGCGAGAAGGGCCTGTCGCTGATCGTCGTCTCCTCGGAGATCGAGGAACTGGTCGCTTACAGCACCCGGGTCATCGTGCTTCGCGATCGCGCCCATGTCGCCGAACTCGACGGCAGCCGCATCACTGCCAGTGAGATCGTCGAAGCGATCGCCGCAACCAATGAAAGGAGGACGTCGTGA
- a CDS encoding ABC transporter permease, with protein MTSFLRLYFNRLLPQLIALGIIVAAVSLVFPGFLNLQIQNGRLYGSLIDILNRGAPVVLLAIGMTVVIATKGIDLSVGAVMAICGATAAAAITSGHSLAATLLITLGVGILCGLWNGVLVAVLDIQPIIATLVLMVAGRGVAQLITEGAILTFNDPDLVFIGSGSFAGLPMPVVIWLIFGILTALLVRRTALGMLIEAIGVNRQASTLSGVLTPVLLIAAYVLSGLCAAIAGIIAAADIRGADANNAGLWLELDAILAVVVGGTSLLGGRFSIAASVLGAIIIQAINTGILLSGFPPEFNLIIKAAIIVFILVLQSPRFRTAFAFLVPARGARNPSERAAK; from the coding sequence GTGACGTCGTTCCTCAGGCTCTATTTCAACCGGTTGCTGCCGCAGCTGATTGCGCTCGGCATAATCGTCGCGGCGGTATCACTGGTGTTTCCCGGCTTCCTCAACCTGCAGATCCAGAATGGCCGCCTCTATGGCAGCCTCATCGATATCCTCAATCGCGGCGCGCCGGTGGTGCTTTTGGCAATCGGCATGACGGTCGTCATCGCCACCAAGGGCATCGACCTCTCGGTTGGCGCGGTCATGGCGATCTGCGGCGCAACGGCCGCCGCGGCGATCACGTCGGGACACTCGCTCGCCGCGACGCTGCTGATCACGCTTGGTGTCGGTATCCTTTGCGGTCTCTGGAACGGGGTGCTGGTCGCGGTGCTCGACATCCAGCCGATCATCGCGACGCTGGTGTTGATGGTCGCCGGTCGCGGCGTCGCCCAGCTCATCACCGAGGGGGCGATCCTGACCTTCAACGACCCCGACCTCGTCTTCATCGGCAGCGGTTCCTTTGCCGGCCTACCGATGCCGGTGGTGATCTGGTTGATATTCGGCATATTGACTGCGCTGCTCGTAAGGCGGACGGCGCTCGGCATGCTGATCGAGGCGATCGGTGTCAATCGCCAGGCAAGCACGCTGTCCGGGGTGCTGACGCCTGTGCTGTTGATCGCCGCCTATGTGCTTTCCGGTCTCTGCGCTGCCATCGCCGGCATTATCGCCGCCGCTGACATCCGCGGTGCGGATGCCAACAATGCCGGTCTGTGGCTGGAGCTCGATGCCATCCTTGCGGTCGTCGTCGGCGGCACGTCGCTGCTCGGCGGCCGCTTCAGCATCGCCGCATCGGTGCTCGGCGCGATCATCATCCAGGCGATCAACACCGGCATTCTTCTCTCCGGCTTCCCGCCAGAGTTCAACCTGATCATCAAGGCCGCGATCATCGTCTTCATCCTGGTGCTTCAGTCGCCGCGCTTCCGCACGGCCTTTGCCTTCCTCGTGCCGGCGCGCGGTGCGAGAAACCCGAGCGAGCGAGCCGCAAAATGA
- the yjfF gene encoding galactofuranose ABC transporter, permease protein YjfF gives MKPKYLPLTATLVIFLLGYALCVAQYPNMLSTRVIGNLLTDNAFLGIAAVGMTFVIISGGIDLSIGSVIAFTGVFLAVVLEHTSIHPLIAFAMVLAIATLFGAAMGAIIHYLEMPPFIVTLAGMFLARGMAFVLSIDSIPIKHPFYATLKALYFKLPGGGRITLIGGLMLLVFAIGILIAHRTRFGTNVYALGGGTATARLMGVPVAATTIRIYALSGLLAGLSGIVFSLYTSAGYSLAAVGVELDAITAVVIGGTLLTGGSGFVAGTLVGILIQGLIQTYITFDGSLSSWWTKILIGLLLFAFILLQKGIIFVSRQRQQRA, from the coding sequence ATGAAGCCGAAATATCTTCCGCTCACGGCAACGCTCGTGATCTTCCTGCTCGGCTACGCGCTTTGCGTGGCGCAATATCCGAACATGCTGTCGACGCGTGTCATCGGCAACCTTCTGACGGACAACGCCTTCCTCGGCATTGCCGCTGTCGGCATGACCTTCGTCATCATCTCCGGCGGCATCGATCTTTCGATCGGCTCGGTGATCGCCTTTACCGGCGTGTTTCTCGCCGTCGTGCTGGAACACACGAGCATCCACCCGCTCATTGCCTTCGCGATGGTTCTGGCGATCGCGACGCTCTTCGGCGCCGCGATGGGGGCGATCATCCACTATCTGGAAATGCCGCCCTTCATCGTCACGCTGGCGGGCATGTTCTTGGCGCGGGGCATGGCCTTCGTGTTGTCGATCGACAGCATTCCGATCAAGCATCCCTTCTACGCGACCTTGAAGGCGCTCTACTTCAAGCTGCCGGGCGGCGGGCGCATCACCCTGATTGGCGGCCTGATGTTGCTCGTCTTCGCGATCGGTATCCTGATCGCGCACCGCACACGCTTCGGCACCAATGTCTATGCGCTCGGCGGCGGCACGGCGACGGCGCGACTGATGGGCGTGCCGGTTGCGGCGACGACGATCCGCATCTATGCGCTCTCGGGCCTGCTTGCGGGATTGTCCGGCATCGTCTTTTCGCTCTACACCTCGGCCGGCTATTCCCTTGCCGCCGTCGGCGTCGAGCTCGACGCCATCACCGCGGTCGTCATCGGGGGCACGCTTTTGACCGGTGGTTCGGGCTTTGTTGCCGGCACGCTGGTGGGCATCCTCATTCAAGGGTTGATCCAGACCTACATCACCTTTGACGGATCGCTGTCGAGCTGGTGGACGAAGATCCTGATCGGCCTTCTGCTCTTTGCTTTTATCCTGCTGCAGAAGGGTATCATCTTCGTTTCGCGCCAGCGCCAGCAGCGGGCGTGA
- a CDS encoding FadR/GntR family transcriptional regulator yields the protein MWPSPHQPRKRTSHRLVVEELGQAVVGGEFSVGDILPGDVELAARFNVSRTVLREAMKTLAAKGLIVARARIGTRVMPQANWNLFDGDVLSWHFRAGVDEAFLRHVSEVRLALEPYAAGLAARRATDADISQMMRLAVAMGDAGHSAQTLARADLEFHLRLLEASLNPFMQTVGSLIEAALMGVFQLSNTAADCAEIDRVAVAHIRIVEQIRLRNEEGARVAMEQVIRVGQQQLIANLRARG from the coding sequence ATGTGGCCGTCCCCCCATCAGCCGCGCAAACGCACGAGCCACCGGCTCGTCGTCGAGGAACTCGGCCAGGCGGTGGTCGGAGGGGAATTCTCCGTCGGGGATATCCTGCCGGGTGATGTGGAGCTGGCGGCACGCTTCAACGTTTCGCGCACGGTCCTGCGCGAGGCGATGAAGACGCTTGCCGCCAAGGGGCTGATCGTCGCCCGCGCCCGCATCGGCACGCGCGTGATGCCGCAGGCAAACTGGAACCTGTTCGATGGTGACGTGCTTTCCTGGCATTTCCGGGCCGGCGTTGATGAGGCGTTTCTCCGCCATGTCAGCGAGGTCCGCCTGGCGCTCGAGCCCTATGCGGCCGGACTGGCGGCACGCCGCGCCACGGACGCGGATATTTCCCAGATGATGCGGCTGGCCGTTGCCATGGGCGATGCCGGCCATAGCGCGCAGACGCTGGCGCGCGCCGATCTCGAATTCCATCTCCGTCTGCTTGAAGCGTCGCTCAATCCGTTCATGCAGACCGTTGGCAGCCTGATCGAGGCGGCGCTGATGGGTGTCTTTCAATTGAGCAACACGGCCGCCGATTGCGCCGAGATCGACCGCGTCGCGGTCGCGCATATCCGCATCGTCGAGCAGATCCGCCTGCGCAACGAGGAAGGTGCACGGGTTGCGATGGAGCAGGTGATCCGCGTCGGCCAGCAGCAGTTGATCGCCAATTTGAGGGCACGCGGCTGA